CTCCATACCAGCAGCACTTGTATTCCAGCATCCGCCGGAACATCCCCCATCCCACATCCAAGATGGACCGGGAGAGATAGGGGCTCCGTGCCAGGCCCCGCACGTTCAGGTCCTCCACCACGATGACCGGCTTGGTTTTCGCCAGTTCCGTGGTGACCTTGTGGAGAAAGTCCCGGCGGATGTTCCGGATCCGCCGCTGCAGCCGGGCCAGGCGCAGGGCGGCCTTCTCGTAGTTGCGGGAGAAAACCGTCCGCTTTCGCTCCTCCCCCGTCTCCGGGTCCTGTTCCACCATCGTTCGCTTCTGCTTGCGGGAGAGCTGCTTCGAACGCCGCTTCAGAAGCCGCAAAGCCTTCGCCAGCGGCTTCGGCGCCTCGATCCGCGTGCCGTCCGAGAGAACCGCGAAGGCTTCCAAGCCCACATCGATGCCCACCACGTCCTCCGGCCCTTGAATCTCCCGAGGCTCGGGATCCGGGCGCTCCACCTCGCAGGTTAGGCTCACCAACCAGCGATCCGCCTCCCGAGAGATCGTGGCCGAGAGGATGCGGGCCTTTTTCGCATGAAGGAGCGCCAGGAGTTTGTCCGTCCGCTCCTTGGTGCGCACCTTGCCGATACGGGGAAGTTTCACGTGCCGGGGGGTGACCCGGATGGAGCCGGTCAGCCGCGCCTTGTTATCCGCCAAAGCCTTCTTGTGCTTGAAGCGGGGGAAGTTGGCCCGCCCCTCCCGCCAGTTGCGAAAAGCCCGCTCCAGGTCCCGAAAGGCCTCCTGGGGAGCGCACTTGGACACCTCCACCCACCAGGAGGCGTGCTGCCGCTTCCAGGCGTTCCACTCCCTGTGGAGTTCCATCGCCGACGGGATGCGCTGTCCCCGCTCGATGGCCTCCCGACAGCGGGCCAGGCCCCAGTTGTAGGCGAAGCGGGCCGCGCCCACGTGTTTCGCCAGGGCGATCCGGGCCTCCCGGCTGGGATCCAGTTCAAAGCGAAAGGCCTGCCTCACCCGCATCCCGTCGCCTCCACGAAACGGATGATAATGAAAACGGCAGCTGCTGGCAATCCCCGCCATCCCATCACCGAACCTCCAAAGTTTGTGGTTGGTTGTAGGTATGATAACGGAGTGGGCTTGGGGTGTCAAGGAAGACGACAATGGCGGAGCGTCGCACGGTGCGTTTTCGAGGGGCTGGTTGTAAAACAGAGACGAAGCCATCTTCTTTCCAGGAGGTCACGATGCGCATCGGACGGGTGCAGACCGCGGAGGGAGCGCGGTGGGTCGTTGTCGAGGAAGATGCGGTGTATGCCCTCGACGGCGATCCCTTTCGGGGGACGTTCCGTCGCGGCGCGCGGATCGGATCCATCGATGCCGTGACCTGGCTGGCCCCCTGCGTCCCCTCCAAGATCGTGGCCGTGGGCCGCAATTACGCCGAGCACGCCCGGGAGCACCAGGCGGAGGTCCCTCCGGAGCCGCTGATCTTCCTGAAGCCGCCCAGCGCGGTCATCGGGTCCGGCGCTCCCATCCGGCTCCCACCCCAATCCCATCAGGTGGAGCATGAAGCGGAGCTGGCCGTGGTCATCGGACGTCGGGGGAAGGACATCCGGGAGGACCGGGCCTGGGAATACGTGCTCGGGGTCACCTGCGGGAACGATGTGACCGCCCGGGACCTCCAGCGACGGGATGGCCAGTGGACCCGGAGCAAGGGCTTCGATACGTTCTGCCCCCTGGGCCCCTGGATCGTAACGGACCTCTCCCCGGAGGAGATCCAGAACCTGGAGATCCTCTGCCGGGTGAACGGGGAGCTCCGCCAGCACGGGAAGGCCCGGGATATGGTGTTCTCCATCCCCACGCTGATCGCTTATATCTCCGCTGTGATGACCCTGGAGCCCGGGGATGTGATCCTGACCGGCACCCCGGCCGGGGTGGGGCCCCTCCGCCCCGGCGACTGGGTCGAGGTCGAAATCCCGGGCATCGGAGTCCTCGGCAACCCGGTCCAGAGCTAAGCGGGCCCTCAGGGGTTGGGAAGCGGTTTGACAGCGCCGGGCATTGGGATTACCCTGAGGCCGGGAGCGGGGAGCTTCTTCGGGATCGGCTGGATATCCGAGGAGGTGCGATGCGGGAGACGCGCGTGCTGGTCGTCGGCGAGATGGGGGCCTTGCGGGAGGCGCTGAGAGCGCCCGTTCGGGAACCGCTCCGGGTGGAGCTCCGGGAGGTCCCCTCGGTCCCGGAGGCGGAGGCCGCTTTAGAGACCTTCCAGCCGGATGTGGTTCTGGTGGACTGGCGGCTGCCGGAGGCGGAGGCGTTCCTGGAGCGGGTGCGGCCTCGCCCCCTGGGGTTGATCCTCATCGGTCCGCCCCTGCCTGCCCCGGAGATCGTACGCTGGCTTCGCCAGGGAGTCCACGATTTCCTGCTGGCCCCGGATCATCCGGACGAAGTGGTGGAGACGATCCGGCAGGCCCTCGACCGGGTGCAGGAACGCCGACGGATCCTCGGGCTGGTGGAGCGGCTACAACGACAGCTCCAGCAGCTCAGCGTCCTCTATGAGGTGGGGCAGACCCTGGCGGCCTCCCTGCGGCTGGAGGAGATCCTCCCGCCCATGGTGGAGGCGGCCATTCATTTCACGGGGGCGGAGGAGGGCAGCGTCTGGCTGCTGGACAAGTCGGGCGAGGTCCTTCGCCTTTACCTGCACCGCAGCCGGATCCCGGAGCCGGAGGTGGCGGCTCCGCCCACGACCCTGCGGGTGGCGGACAGCCTCCCGGGCCGGGCCATCCGCACCGGCCGCCCCATCCTGCTCGGCCCGGGCCTCCACAAGCTGGACACCGGGGTGCTCGTGCGCGCGCTCCTATATGTCCCCATGCAGGCCCATGGCCGCGCCCTGGGCGTGCTCGGCGTGGTCCATCGCCTCTCGGAGGCCGGCTTCTCCGAGGCGGACGTCCACCTCCTGCGCATGCTGGGGGACTACGCTGCCGTGGCCATCGAGAAGGCGCGGCTCTTCGAGGCGATGCAGACGGAGAAAGGGAAGCTGGAGGCCATCCTCCAGGGCATAGAGGAGCCGGTGCTGGTCACGGATTTCGCGGAGAACCTGATCCTCCTCAACCGCGCCGCTCAGCAGCACCTCGGCCTCCCGGCGGAGGCCATGGGCCGGCCCCTGCGGGCGGTGGTGGCCCATGAGGAGCTCCACGCGCTGTTCGATCGGAAGCCCCTCCCCGGCCACACCGTCCGCCAGGAGATCACCCTGTCGGATCGCTTGACCTTCCAGGCCAGCCTGACCGCGGTGGCGGGCGTGGGCTACGTGGTGGTGATGCAGGACATCACCTACCTCAAGGAACTGGATCGCATCAAATCCGAGTTCCTCTCCATCGTCTCCCATGATGTCCGCACGCCCCTGACCACGATCCGCGGCTATGTCAGCCTGTTGCCCCGCGTAGGCCCCTTGAACCCGCGCCAGCAGGAGTTCGTCGAGAAAGTGGAGCGGGCGATGCGGACCATCGTCGAGCTGCTGAACAACCTGCTGGACCTCTCCCGCCTGGAGTCCGGACACGCCCTCTCCATGGAGCGCTGTTCCCCGACCCAGATCCTCCACGAGGCGATCCAGATCATCCGCCCCCAGGCCGAGGAGAAAGGCCAGGCCCTGGTCCTGGAGATCCCCCCGGACCTCCCGACCCTGTATGGAGATCCGCGGCGCCTGGAACAGGTTTTCCTGAACCTGCTCAGCAACGCGGTCAAATACACGCCTCCTGGAGGGCGCATCACGGTGCGGGCCATGGAGCGGGACGGCCACCTCATGGTGCAGGTGAGCGACACCGGAGTGGGGATCCCGCCTGCGGATCTACCTCACATCTTCAGCAAGTTTTACCGGGTCCGACGGGAGGGGGAAACGACGGAGGGGACCGGCCTGGGGCTCGCCATTGTGAAATCCATCGTAGAGCGTCACGGGGGGCGAGTGTGGGCCGAGAGCGAGGTGGGCAAGGGGAGCACCTTCACCGTCCTGCTCCCCTGTCGGCCCGAGGCTCCCCCCGCCCCTTCTCCCCGGCGGGCGCGGGAGGCCTCACCGCAACACGCCGAGCCACCGCATGAGCAGCAGCACAGCCAGCCAGACCCCATAGCCGCCGGCCAAGCTCCACCCGAAGGGAACCCGACGGGATAGCAGCCACCCGGCCGTCAGCACAAAGGCCAGTGTGGCGATGAGGGCCAGGGAGGCCGCCCATGTGAAGCGCGCCGTCTGAGCCAGATCCCGGGTCTCCGCGTAGACGATCCACATAGCCAGAGGAATGCTCAGGGGCATCGCCGCCAGGATCCCGGCCAGAACCCGGGAGCGCTCCTGGACGACGGCCACGGCGGCGATGATCAGCCAGGCGATGGCAACGTGGAGCCAGCGGGACATCCTACAGCCTCCGGTAGCGGACCGGCGCGTTAGGATCCTGCTCCAGCTGGTCCAGGTTCTCCACCTGCAGGTAGCCTCGATCGTAGAGATATTCCACGTGGGCGCCGGCCTCCAGGAGGGCCAGCAACACCCCATAACCGTATTGTCGGCCGAAGAGGGCCCACGAGATCTCGGCGATGGTCCTGGGCTCGCGGCAGATCTCCAGCACGCGCTCCAGGCGCTGCCGGTGGAACCGCTCGATGGCCGCAACCCGCCCGTAGAGGTCGAGGATGGGCTCCTCATGCCCGCCGAAGGCGAGGGCGATGCCCGGCAGCGCGGCGATCCGGCGCAGGGAGTCCAAGTAATGGCCCAGGCCGGTGTAGCGGGTGATCCGTTCCGGGGCCTGATGAGGCGTGGTGTGGGCCAGGATGTGGTCGGAGGTCAGCAGGATCTCATCGATGCGCAGGCAGATCTGCCCCGGGCAATGCCCTGGGGTGTGATGCACCTCGATGAACCCGAAGAGGCGCTGGCCGTCGTCCAGGCATCCCTCCACCGGGGTGGACTGGAACATCGTTTTCATGTCGAGATACATGCTCAGCAGGACGGACTGTCGTTGCGGGGAGACCCCGGCATGGCTCAGGAAGCCACGGATCTCCCGGGCGACGGTGATCAGGCGCTCCGGAAAGTTGGCCAGCACCCGGCGATCCAGCTCGTGGATGAACACGGGGGCAGCACTCCGCTGGCGGACGAAGTTCAACCCTCCGAAGTGATCGATGTGCCCATGGGTGATCAGGATGGCCGTCAGGTCCTCGAACCCCACCGGGCGCCTGTAACGATCCCGCACGACCTCGAAGCCCCGGATCAGATCCGCCTGGCTTTCCGGCAGCCCTGAGCCCGTGTCCACCAGGATGCGGTGGGAGTCCGCCAGGACCAGATAGACATATCCGTCCAGCTCGGGGAACAGTCGCACCGGAAGGCGGTAGAGCTCCACTCCGCCCCCGGTGCGGTAGCACAGCACTCCCTCTCGCTCCTCCCATGGTCCCTGCATCGCCCCCCTCCCACCTCTTCAGGGCAGCAGATCCCGGATCACCCGCAGGATCCCCTGGTCCCAGGCGACCCGGTGGGTGACACCGACCTTGCCGGCGAGCTCCGCCTGATGGGCCCGATACCACTCGTAAGTTCGGATGAGGGACTCCGCGTTGCTGTAGCGGGGACGCCAGCCCAGCTTCGCCTTCGCCCGATCGATGGCCACGAAGGAGTCCTTGTCGGCGGTCCCGTAGACCCAGCGATAGA
Above is a genomic segment from Thermoflexus hugenholtzii JAD2 containing:
- a CDS encoding RNA-guided endonuclease InsQ/TnpB family protein — encoded protein: MRVRQAFRFELDPSREARIALAKHVGAARFAYNWGLARCREAIERGQRIPSAMELHREWNAWKRQHASWWVEVSKCAPQEAFRDLERAFRNWREGRANFPRFKHKKALADNKARLTGSIRVTPRHVKLPRIGKVRTKERTDKLLALLHAKKARILSATISREADRWLVSLTCEVERPDPEPREIQGPEDVVGIDVGLEAFAVLSDGTRIEAPKPLAKALRLLKRRSKQLSRKQKRTMVEQDPETGEERKRTVFSRNYEKAALRLARLQRRIRNIRRDFLHKVTTELAKTKPVIVVEDLNVRGLARSPYLSRSILDVGWGMFRRMLEYKCCWYG
- a CDS encoding fumarylacetoacetate hydrolase family protein → MRIGRVQTAEGARWVVVEEDAVYALDGDPFRGTFRRGARIGSIDAVTWLAPCVPSKIVAVGRNYAEHAREHQAEVPPEPLIFLKPPSAVIGSGAPIRLPPQSHQVEHEAELAVVIGRRGKDIREDRAWEYVLGVTCGNDVTARDLQRRDGQWTRSKGFDTFCPLGPWIVTDLSPEEIQNLEILCRVNGELRQHGKARDMVFSIPTLIAYISAVMTLEPGDVILTGTPAGVGPLRPGDWVEVEIPGIGVLGNPVQS
- a CDS encoding hybrid sensor histidine kinase/response regulator, which translates into the protein MRETRVLVVGEMGALREALRAPVREPLRVELREVPSVPEAEAALETFQPDVVLVDWRLPEAEAFLERVRPRPLGLILIGPPLPAPEIVRWLRQGVHDFLLAPDHPDEVVETIRQALDRVQERRRILGLVERLQRQLQQLSVLYEVGQTLAASLRLEEILPPMVEAAIHFTGAEEGSVWLLDKSGEVLRLYLHRSRIPEPEVAAPPTTLRVADSLPGRAIRTGRPILLGPGLHKLDTGVLVRALLYVPMQAHGRALGVLGVVHRLSEAGFSEADVHLLRMLGDYAAVAIEKARLFEAMQTEKGKLEAILQGIEEPVLVTDFAENLILLNRAAQQHLGLPAEAMGRPLRAVVAHEELHALFDRKPLPGHTVRQEITLSDRLTFQASLTAVAGVGYVVVMQDITYLKELDRIKSEFLSIVSHDVRTPLTTIRGYVSLLPRVGPLNPRQQEFVEKVERAMRTIVELLNNLLDLSRLESGHALSMERCSPTQILHEAIQIIRPQAEEKGQALVLEIPPDLPTLYGDPRRLEQVFLNLLSNAVKYTPPGGRITVRAMERDGHLMVQVSDTGVGIPPADLPHIFSKFYRVRREGETTEGTGLGLAIVKSIVERHGGRVWAESEVGKGSTFTVLLPCRPEAPPAPSPRRAREASPQHAEPPHEQQHSQPDPIAAGQAPPEGNPTG
- a CDS encoding MBL fold metallo-hydrolase, which produces MQGPWEEREGVLCYRTGGGVELYRLPVRLFPELDGYVYLVLADSHRILVDTGSGLPESQADLIRGFEVVRDRYRRPVGFEDLTAILITHGHIDHFGGLNFVRQRSAAPVFIHELDRRVLANFPERLITVAREIRGFLSHAGVSPQRQSVLLSMYLDMKTMFQSTPVEGCLDDGQRLFGFIEVHHTPGHCPGQICLRIDEILLTSDHILAHTTPHQAPERITRYTGLGHYLDSLRRIAALPGIALAFGGHEEPILDLYGRVAAIERFHRQRLERVLEICREPRTIAEISWALFGRQYGYGVLLALLEAGAHVEYLYDRGYLQVENLDQLEQDPNAPVRYRRL